The Spirochaetota bacterium genome has a segment encoding these proteins:
- the ahcY gene encoding adenosylhomocysteinase, with product MEYHIKDINLAEEGYKRIMWAFKDMPVLAIIRERFRRERPLKGITISGALHITTETANLAITLKEGGAEVLLCASNPLSTQDDVAASLVKHFEIPVFAIKGEDRDTYYSHIREVLSRKPDITIDDGADLVTTLHKEMTSVIDKVIGGTEETTTGVIRLRAMEKEGVLKYPIIAVNDAMTKHLFDNRYGTGQSTIDGIIRSTNRLIAGKYFVVAGYGWCGKGVAMRAKGMGARVIITETDPIKALEAVMDGYEVMTMDEASRIGDFFVTVTGNKNVITKDHILKMKDGVIIANSGHFDVEIDVSSLNTLSKSKEEIRKGVVEYEIDGKKIYLLGQGRLVNLANAEGHPSSVMDMSFANQALSCEYLVKNRGKLKKSVMPVPEEIDREIARLKLQSMGIKIDTLTPEQERYLSGWSEGT from the coding sequence GGGGATAACCATATCTGGTGCATTACACATAACTACAGAGACTGCTAACCTTGCTATAACACTCAAGGAAGGTGGAGCGGAGGTTCTACTATGTGCTTCAAATCCTCTCTCAACACAGGATGATGTTGCTGCATCGTTGGTAAAGCATTTTGAGATACCAGTATTTGCTATAAAAGGTGAGGATAGAGATACCTACTACTCTCACATTAGAGAGGTTTTATCAAGAAAACCTGATATAACGATAGATGATGGAGCTGACCTCGTTACAACACTTCACAAAGAAATGACTAGTGTTATTGACAAAGTGATAGGTGGGACTGAAGAGACAACAACTGGTGTTATAAGACTTAGGGCTATGGAGAAAGAAGGAGTGTTGAAGTACCCAATAATTGCCGTAAATGATGCTATGACAAAACATCTGTTTGACAATAGGTATGGAACTGGACAGAGCACTATTGATGGTATAATTCGTAGCACAAATAGGCTTATTGCTGGTAAGTATTTCGTTGTTGCTGGGTATGGATGGTGTGGTAAAGGGGTCGCTATGCGAGCAAAGGGGATGGGCGCTAGAGTAATAATAACAGAAACTGATCCAATAAAAGCACTTGAGGCAGTTATGGATGGGTATGAGGTTATGACGATGGATGAGGCTTCAAGAATTGGAGACTTTTTCGTAACAGTAACAGGTAATAAAAATGTTATAACAAAGGATCATATACTTAAGATGAAAGATGGGGTAATCATTGCTAATTCTGGACACTTTGACGTTGAGATTGATGTTTCATCACTTAATACTCTTTCTAAAAGTAAAGAAGAGATAAGGAAAGGTGTTGTTGAGTATGAGATAGATGGTAAAAAGATATACCTTCTTGGACAAGGTAGGCTTGTAAATCTAGCAAATGCTGAAGGTCATCCTTCAAGCGTGATGGATATGTCCTTCGCAAACCAGGCTCTTTCATGCGAATATCTCGTTAAAAACAGGGGAAAACTTAAGAAATCAGTAATGCCAGTTCCAGAAGAAATTGACAGAGAGATTGCACGGTTAAAACTCCAATCTATGGGAATAAAAATTGACACACTTACTCCAGAACAAGAACGATACCTTTCAGGATGGTCTGAAGGAACTTAG
- the mtaB gene encoding tRNA (N(6)-L-threonylcarbamoyladenosine(37)-C(2))-methylthiotransferase MtaB, with the protein MKYSIVTHGCKLNQFESSAISTKLNNLGLNYVDNLEEADIVIFNSCTVTDTADKKGIKFIKKIGKLKNNKEIKFIVTGCFAQTDKERIVQYNFVDCVVDNKMKYKIPEIIQSYLSRGYLNVESVKPKKRDRFEFEPESFLGRTRAFLKIQDGCNRMCSFCKVPFARGGSVSLEFEEVVRRFKKLLELGYKEIVITGVNITSYNWSGHTLRDLLIELNKTKGDFRIRLSSIMPDEFDYRILELVKDGKLTPHLHISIQSGSDRVIRMMRRNYTSSDLIRLSETARKYNEDFGFSGDVIVGFPGETNEDFEKTIDTVSKVGFFRLHIFPFSPRRGTPASVMPDQTDEKVKKEREKILFGVVKELSKQFKSRFLGREIRILPEEDYNGGMYGYADNYLRVFYRGKDLTRNEFSFVKITNINEEDVTTAIAD; encoded by the coding sequence ATGAAATATTCCATAGTTACACATGGATGTAAGTTAAACCAGTTTGAGAGTTCTGCAATTTCAACCAAACTCAACAATCTAGGTTTAAACTATGTTGATAACCTTGAAGAAGCAGATATAGTAATATTCAACTCTTGCACCGTTACGGATACTGCGGATAAAAAAGGAATTAAATTCATCAAAAAGATTGGAAAACTTAAGAACAACAAGGAAATAAAATTTATCGTCACAGGTTGCTTTGCACAGACAGACAAAGAAAGAATAGTTCAGTATAACTTCGTTGATTGCGTTGTTGACAACAAAATGAAGTATAAGATACCAGAGATTATTCAATCCTACTTATCAAGAGGATATCTAAATGTTGAAAGTGTTAAACCAAAAAAGAGAGACAGATTTGAGTTTGAGCCAGAGTCGTTTCTAGGTAGGACAAGAGCATTCTTGAAGATACAAGATGGATGTAATAGGATGTGTTCATTCTGTAAAGTGCCTTTTGCAAGGGGTGGAAGCGTATCACTTGAGTTTGAAGAAGTTGTAAGAAGGTTTAAGAAACTTCTTGAACTTGGATACAAAGAGATAGTTATAACAGGAGTTAATATAACAAGTTACAATTGGTCTGGACATACATTACGAGACCTACTGATTGAACTAAACAAAACTAAAGGAGACTTCAGAATAAGACTCTCGTCCATTATGCCTGATGAGTTTGATTACAGAATACTTGAACTTGTGAAGGATGGAAAACTTACACCTCACTTACACATCTCTATCCAGAGTGGCTCTGACCGTGTAATAAGGATGATGAGAAGGAACTATACTTCCTCTGACCTTATAAGGCTATCCGAAACAGCAAGAAAATACAATGAAGACTTTGGGTTCAGTGGTGATGTGATTGTTGGTTTCCCGGGAGAAACAAATGAAGACTTTGAGAAGACCATTGACACCGTTAGTAAAGTAGGTTTCTTTAGACTACACATCTTCCCATTCTCACCAAGAAGAGGAACTCCTGCTTCCGTTATGCCAGACCAAACAGATGAGAAAGTTAAAAAAGAAAGAGAGAAAATACTCTTCGGCGTCGTCAAAGAATTATCAAAACAATTTAAGAGTAGATTTCTAGGTAGAGAAATTAGAATACTACCAGAAGAAGACTATAACGGTGGAATGTATGGATACGCAGATAATTATTTAAGAGTATTCTACAGAGGTAAGGATTTGACTAGAAACGAGTTCAGTTTTGTCAAAATTACAAACATAAACGAAGAAGATGTTACTACCGCAATAGCAGACTAG
- the fliP gene encoding flagellar type III secretion system pore protein FliP (The bacterial flagellar biogenesis protein FliP forms a type III secretion system (T3SS)-type pore required for flagellar assembly.) — protein sequence MKLVKLIPFSIVIVLLLTTVVSAQVPLPRFTIGVDEARTPQEVSVSLQILLLLTILSLAPSILIMLTSFIRVYIVLAFIPRALTTQNIPPNQVLIGLALFITLYIMWPIFTKSYNEGIKPYIDGKMSIEKAFDNTMKPIREFMFRQTNEKYIYQFIKIANLPRPATRDDVPTHVLIPAYIVNELTVSFYMGAILLIPFLIIDIVVSSILISMGMFFLPPVVISFPIKIIFFFLIDGWALTINKVVLSFF from the coding sequence ATGAAATTGGTAAAGTTGATACCATTTTCTATAGTCATAGTTTTGTTGCTTACGACTGTTGTTTCTGCTCAAGTTCCTTTACCTAGATTTACCATAGGTGTTGATGAGGCAAGGACTCCACAGGAAGTTTCGGTATCTCTTCAGATACTTCTTCTTCTCACAATCTTATCTCTAGCACCGTCAATACTGATAATGTTAACATCTTTCATAAGAGTGTATATCGTATTAGCGTTCATTCCTAGAGCGTTGACTACACAGAATATTCCACCAAACCAAGTCCTTATAGGACTTGCGCTATTTATAACGCTATATATAATGTGGCCTATCTTCACAAAATCCTACAATGAAGGTATAAAGCCATACATAGATGGTAAAATGAGTATTGAAAAGGCGTTTGATAACACGATGAAACCGATAAGAGAGTTTATGTTCAGGCAGACGAATGAGAAGTATATCTATCAATTCATTAAGATTGCAAACCTTCCGAGACCTGCTACGAGGGATGATGTCCCTACTCATGTTCTTATACCTGCTTACATAGTTAATGAACTTACGGTGTCATTTTATATGGGTGCTATATTGTTGATACCATTTCTCATAATAGATATAGTAGTTTCAAGCATACTGATATCTATGGGTATGTTTTTCTTACCACCTGTTGTAATTTCCTTTCCAATAAAGATAATATTTTTCTTCTTGATAGATGGCTGGGCTTTAACTATAAACAAAGTTGTTTTGAGTTTCTTCTAA
- a CDS encoding class II aldolase/adducin family protein → MEELIREIVEVSKLMYKKGYITSKEGNLSYRVEDKIVITPSGTPKFNLKEEDIVVVSIDDLKRGVRGNASSEVFTHLECYLTSEDVKCVLHAHPENTIVLDLLGYNFKTKLLAEAEYFLGDIYVTEYATPGTPEGANVVRGVENDIIILHKHGVIIKSKTNLWDAFYRLEILEKYSGIVYKYLLAKNIDQVL, encoded by the coding sequence ATGGAAGAATTGATAAGAGAGATTGTAGAGGTATCAAAACTGATGTATAAGAAAGGCTACATAACTTCCAAGGAAGGTAATTTAAGTTATAGAGTTGAGGATAAGATAGTTATAACACCATCAGGAACTCCGAAGTTTAACCTTAAGGAAGAGGATATTGTTGTTGTCAGTATTGATGACCTGAAAAGGGGAGTGAGAGGTAATGCTTCAAGTGAGGTTTTTACTCACCTTGAGTGTTATTTGACTAGTGAGGATGTGAAGTGTGTGCTACATGCTCATCCTGAAAACACTATAGTTCTTGACCTTCTTGGATACAATTTTAAAACAAAATTGCTTGCGGAAGCAGAATACTTTCTGGGAGACATCTACGTAACCGAATACGCAACACCTGGAACACCAGAAGGTGCGAATGTAGTAAGAGGAGTAGAGAATGATATTATCATTCTACACAAACATGGTGTTATCATAAAGAGTAAAACGAACCTCTGGGATGCTTTTTACAGACTTGAGATACTTGAAAAGTATTCTGGTATTGTTTATAAGTATCTTCTTGCGAAAAACATAGATCAAGTTCTATAG
- the bamA gene encoding outer membrane protein assembly factor BamA, which yields MRRVLVIFLLKVIFAAYIFSSPITNLSDIQGYKINKIVFSQMSRQAENLLRDNITLKEGDFLDLDKVIQMTKDIYRLSILYEFSIDYAIVDRDKKLLDIYIVGKEADVIDEVKINGNKSLSSDDIKEVLFINKGDYVSEYKIYSSIFAIRQKYREEGLLDATVRHSFSRENNKLILNFDIDEGPRSIVKKITFSGISNINEGDLKGIMDTKEEVKFIGIPIVRGYFDPDKFSKDIDKIKYFYDTKGFIESKISFTNIVVSNHYDNQTNLIEKHIYITIGIEEGQKYYFGSIEIKGDIKVFSTNEILKKFKLLKGDVFAMDQVDKWIYSVSRMYWDRGYIFTRVDKKLKKNESIRFIDIEVEIQEGDIGHIGSILVVGNTYTKTYVIERELDVKEGEIFTVYKLQRSVERLNMTQYFEKVEWEVKEGEAEGIMDLIFKVKEGRTGIISLSAGYGSVSGFTLGGSISHINLFGTGKKIQGKVDIGQNQQGINLSFTEPYLFDSLFSLSTSIYFYNTLVRDIIVDDDSNGIPESTNGTYWQTKLGLGLNVGRRLGSYYNVGVGYSIYSTITHNKSFINPYDASVSKELSLTYVDNWWEVYRGKLKSILSLSFSFDSRNNPLVPSKGVNGGLYLDYVGHLIGGFFEFIKLTGSFSFYQAIPITEEYSLVWVLYTTHGAMFPQLSGRLEFEIMDLFWFDGYYELRGWGGYGIRGRAKSFFSTELRIPIIGNELWGTLFGDLGNAFPRPEDYNFDLNRYYGSFGIGAMINIPGFPIRIYLARQFRFQDNTPRLYLSDQFFNNWQFVFAIQGLF from the coding sequence ATGCGAAGAGTGCTAGTTATATTCCTCTTGAAAGTCATCTTTGCTGCCTACATATTTTCCAGTCCCATAACTAACTTAAGTGATATTCAGGGGTATAAGATCAACAAGATAGTATTCTCTCAAATGAGTAGGCAAGCAGAAAATCTTCTGAGAGACAATATTACTCTGAAAGAAGGAGACTTTTTAGACCTTGACAAAGTCATCCAGATGACCAAAGATATATATAGATTGAGTATTTTGTATGAGTTTAGTATTGACTATGCAATAGTTGATAGAGATAAGAAACTTCTTGACATTTACATAGTTGGTAAAGAAGCAGATGTTATTGATGAGGTAAAGATAAACGGCAACAAGAGTTTGAGTTCAGATGATATAAAAGAAGTCTTGTTCATAAACAAAGGCGATTATGTTAGTGAATACAAGATATACTCTTCAATCTTTGCTATAAGACAAAAGTATAGAGAGGAAGGACTACTAGATGCAACTGTAAGACATTCATTCTCTAGAGAGAATAATAAGCTAATACTCAACTTTGACATAGACGAAGGACCTAGAAGTATAGTCAAGAAGATAACATTCTCTGGTATTTCCAACATAAACGAAGGAGACTTGAAAGGAATTATGGATACAAAGGAAGAGGTTAAGTTCATAGGAATACCGATCGTTAGAGGGTACTTTGACCCTGACAAGTTTTCAAAGGATATTGACAAGATAAAATACTTCTACGATACTAAAGGTTTCATTGAGTCTAAAATTTCATTTACGAACATCGTTGTAAGTAACCATTACGATAACCAAACTAACCTTATAGAAAAGCATATTTACATAACGATAGGTATTGAAGAGGGACAAAAATATTATTTTGGTAGTATTGAAATCAAAGGAGATATAAAGGTTTTCAGCACTAACGAAATTCTAAAAAAGTTTAAACTTCTCAAAGGTGATGTTTTTGCGATGGATCAAGTTGATAAGTGGATATACAGTGTAAGTAGGATGTATTGGGATAGGGGTTACATTTTCACTAGAGTTGATAAAAAGCTAAAGAAGAACGAAAGCATTAGATTTATTGATATAGAAGTTGAGATACAGGAAGGTGACATAGGTCATATAGGAAGCATACTTGTAGTCGGTAATACCTACACTAAAACATATGTTATTGAAAGAGAACTTGATGTAAAAGAGGGGGAAATATTCACTGTCTATAAACTACAAAGAAGCGTAGAAAGGCTCAACATGACACAATACTTTGAGAAAGTTGAATGGGAAGTTAAGGAAGGAGAAGCAGAAGGAATAATGGACCTCATATTCAAGGTGAAGGAAGGTAGGACTGGTATCATCTCACTATCAGCAGGTTATGGATCTGTTAGTGGTTTTACTCTAGGCGGAAGTATATCTCACATCAACCTATTCGGGACAGGTAAGAAGATACAGGGCAAGGTAGATATAGGTCAAAATCAACAGGGCATCAATCTATCCTTTACAGAACCATATCTCTTTGACTCGTTGTTTTCGCTTTCAACATCAATATACTTCTACAATACCCTCGTAAGAGACATAATCGTTGATGATGATAGTAACGGAATTCCTGAAAGCACTAACGGAACATACTGGCAGACGAAATTAGGTTTGGGGTTAAATGTAGGCAGAAGGCTAGGAAGCTACTACAATGTAGGAGTTGGATACTCTATATACTCAACGATTACTCACAATAAAAGTTTCATCAACCCTTACGATGCTAGTGTATCAAAAGAACTTAGCCTAACATATGTTGATAACTGGTGGGAAGTGTATAGGGGGAAACTCAAAAGTATCTTGAGCTTGAGTTTCTCGTTTGACAGTAGGAATAACCCACTTGTGCCCTCTAAAGGCGTAAATGGCGGATTGTATCTTGACTATGTTGGACACTTAATAGGTGGATTTTTTGAGTTCATAAAACTAACGGGAAGTTTCTCATTCTATCAGGCTATACCAATAACGGAAGAATATAGTCTTGTGTGGGTTCTATACACTACACACGGGGCTATGTTCCCTCAACTTAGTGGAAGACTTGAGTTTGAAATAATGGACCTATTCTGGTTTGACGGATATTACGAACTTAGAGGTTGGGGAGGGTATGGTATAAGAGGTAGAGCAAAATCATTCTTCTCAACAGAGTTGAGAATACCAATAATAGGTAATGAACTCTGGGGCACTTTATTCGGAGACCTTGGTAATGCATTCCCAAGACCAGAGGATTACAATTTTGACCTAAATAGATACTACGGTAGTTTCGGTATAGGTGCTATGATAAACATACCGGGTTTTCCAATAAGAATATATTTGGCAAGACAATTTAGGTTCCAAGATAACACTCCAAGACTATACCTAAGCGATCAATTCTTCAACAACTGGCAATTCGTGTTCGCAATACAAGGATTGTTCTAA
- a CDS encoding iron ABC transporter permease, which translates to MKRVKGRLLINILHILSILILFGSLFVSVETGTTDTSLTKTFLSQNRSEEDVKVILIRLSQSLAVLLSGISLSVSGLVLQRITKNNLADPGITGVLSGSVLGITIMSAFGIASYLGFSFVRVAFSFIFGFLAGLIFTLVSSLVRDSLKTLIFGVMLNSFISGLIILIQSLLDPYKLQQTFSFLLGSVVISDFEFLLVEYSVVILVILILILLSRKLDVISLGDTDSHVLGINVRLWRTVFIVITVVMSSTAVSLTGVIGFVGFVIPNVVTILSYRFISFSTKDVIIFSSVIGGIFLTLCYIIARKLIPFLEIPLGVITGLIGAPIFALILLRLDKSKQ; encoded by the coding sequence ATGAAAAGAGTTAAAGGAAGGTTGTTAATAAACATACTTCATATACTCTCTATTCTAATACTTTTTGGATCTCTTTTTGTCTCCGTAGAGACCGGAACTACTGATACAAGTTTAACCAAAACATTTCTATCCCAAAACAGGTCCGAAGAAGATGTCAAGGTTATCTTGATTAGGTTATCTCAATCTTTAGCGGTTTTGTTATCAGGGATCTCTCTATCCGTTTCAGGATTAGTTCTACAAAGGATAACAAAGAATAATCTAGCAGACCCTGGTATTACAGGAGTGCTGTCCGGAAGTGTTCTAGGTATAACAATTATGTCTGCTTTTGGAATAGCATCTTACCTAGGCTTCTCGTTCGTAAGAGTTGCATTTTCATTCATCTTTGGCTTTCTAGCTGGACTAATATTTACCCTAGTATCTTCACTAGTAAGGGACTCTCTTAAAACACTTATATTTGGAGTTATGCTAAACAGTTTCATATCTGGACTCATAATCCTCATTCAATCACTACTAGACCCATACAAATTACAACAGACATTCTCATTCCTTCTAGGTAGCGTAGTAATATCCGATTTTGAATTCTTACTCGTAGAGTATTCAGTAGTGATCCTGGTAATACTAATATTAATTTTACTCTCAAGGAAACTTGATGTTATATCTCTTGGTGATACTGATTCGCATGTTTTAGGTATCAATGTGAGGCTATGGAGAACAGTATTTATTGTTATCACGGTTGTGATGTCCTCAACAGCAGTCTCGCTCACAGGTGTGATAGGTTTCGTAGGGTTTGTTATACCAAATGTAGTAACGATCTTATCGTATAGGTTCATATCATTTTCAACAAAGGATGTTATAATTTTCTCTAGTGTGATTGGAGGAATATTTCTAACACTATGTTACATAATAGCAAGAAAATTAATACCTTTTTTGGAGATTCCATTAGGCGTTATAACAGGACTTATCGGAGCACCAATATTTGCTCTCATATTACTTAGGTTAGATAAATCAAAACAATGA
- a CDS encoding rhodanese-like domain-containing protein: protein MKNPNLVIIDLRSPRDFEKDREFYTSRNLNVLNLDFFKAPKEVEILDRQKEYLVVCESGMLSDILTKVMQSKGFKSVKNVKGGIEELKRLLK, encoded by the coding sequence ATGAAAAACCCTAACCTAGTCATAATAGACTTAAGATCCCCAAGAGATTTTGAAAAGGACAGAGAGTTTTACACATCAAGAAACTTGAATGTTTTAAACCTTGATTTCTTCAAAGCACCAAAGGAAGTTGAAATACTTGACAGACAAAAGGAATATCTAGTGGTATGTGAAAGTGGAATGCTAAGCGATATACTAACAAAGGTTATGCAGTCAAAAGGTTTCAAAAGCGTCAAGAATGTCAAGGGAGGAATAGAAGAACTAAAAAGACTCCTAAAATGA
- the recA gene encoding recombinase RecA, with translation MNTNPNEIEAKKKALQEAIARIKKNYGEGSIMILGDTKPVEKVKSISTGSILIDSITGIGGIPKGRITEVYGHESSGKTTICLHIIAEVQKSGGFAAFIDVEHALDPVYSKSIGVDVANLVVSQPESGEEALNVVENLIRSNSIDVIVIDSVAALVPKAEISSDVGDATIGIQARLMSQALRKIISIVSKTNTAIVFTNQLRMKISTGFSYGGPQETTTGGTALKYYASLRIETRKTESIKKGDEVIGMICKVKIAKNKVAPPFRVADVPILYGKGISKPYEILTIGPELGIIKKSGNWYYYGDDKLGNGIDQALATLEQKPDLVNKLEVMIRQKLGIEIPDYLKNEKP, from the coding sequence ATGAATACTAATCCAAACGAGATTGAGGCAAAGAAGAAGGCTTTACAAGAAGCGATTGCCAGAATAAAGAAAAACTACGGTGAAGGTTCAATAATGATACTCGGAGATACTAAACCCGTTGAAAAAGTTAAGTCAATATCAACTGGTTCTATTCTTATTGACTCTATAACTGGCATAGGTGGTATTCCCAAAGGTAGAATAACAGAAGTTTATGGGCATGAATCATCAGGTAAAACTACTATATGTCTTCACATAATAGCAGAAGTCCAAAAAAGTGGAGGATTTGCTGCGTTTATTGATGTTGAGCATGCACTTGACCCAGTATATTCAAAAAGTATAGGTGTTGACGTTGCTAATCTAGTAGTCTCACAACCTGAGTCAGGGGAAGAAGCACTAAATGTTGTTGAGAACTTAATCAGAAGTAATTCTATTGATGTGATTGTCATAGATTCAGTTGCAGCACTAGTTCCAAAAGCAGAGATTTCATCAGATGTAGGAGATGCAACTATAGGCATACAAGCAAGGCTTATGAGCCAAGCACTCCGCAAAATAATCTCAATTGTATCAAAAACAAACACTGCCATTGTATTTACAAACCAGTTGAGGATGAAAATCTCAACAGGTTTCTCTTACGGAGGTCCCCAAGAGACAACAACCGGTGGAACTGCCCTAAAGTATTACGCATCATTGAGAATAGAGACTAGAAAAACAGAGAGTATAAAAAAAGGTGATGAGGTAATAGGAATGATATGTAAAGTTAAGATAGCAAAGAACAAGGTAGCACCTCCATTCAGAGTAGCCGATGTGCCAATACTCTACGGTAAAGGCATATCAAAACCCTACGAAATACTTACAATAGGACCTGAACTTGGTATCATAAAGAAAAGTGGTAATTGGTATTACTACGGAGATGACAAATTAGGTAACGGTATTGACCAAGCATTAGCAACTCTTGAACAGAAGCCGGATTTAGTAAATAAACTTGAAGTTATGATAAGACAGAAACTTGGCATAGAAATTCCAGATTACCTTAAAAATGAAAAACCCTAA
- the ftsZ gene encoding cell division protein FtsZ, translating into MYEFDENPTNIKVLGVGGAGCNAVNRMIQAGLKNVDFIAVNTDAQALSTSLSPTKIQIGQKRTKGLGAGADPKVGEEAANEDRDLIYDALRGSDMVFITCGMGGGTGTGAAPVISQIARELGALTVAVVTKPFLTEGKKRMDRAEEGIKKLKQHVDTLIVIPNQNLFKILDKKTPIEQAFLKADEVLMQAIQGMSDIITKPGLINVDFADVRTVLKEGGEALMGIGVDTDPKSVAQKAINNPLVDNISFRGAKAVLVNITGGRKLSLDDINTIMETINETADKEANIIMGACPDEAMGDNIRVVVIATGFPSQSETVFQQQQQSSIEKDTNVGLNQGEVKVVPGIGKIISRQDFLSKRRTIRSLEDSDKDVLDLSTPAILRKNRFASLSSIEDYDEGISRKF; encoded by the coding sequence ATGTATGAGTTTGATGAAAATCCTACTAATATAAAGGTTTTAGGTGTAGGAGGAGCAGGTTGTAATGCTGTCAACAGAATGATACAAGCTGGTCTTAAAAATGTTGACTTTATAGCAGTTAATACTGATGCTCAAGCGCTATCAACAAGTTTATCACCCACCAAGATACAAATAGGACAAAAGAGAACAAAAGGTCTAGGTGCTGGTGCAGATCCTAAAGTAGGTGAAGAAGCAGCAAACGAGGATAGAGACTTAATCTATGACGCATTAAGAGGGTCTGATATGGTATTCATCACCTGCGGTATGGGTGGAGGAACAGGAACAGGTGCTGCACCTGTTATATCACAGATTGCTAGAGAACTCGGAGCACTCACAGTAGCAGTCGTAACGAAACCATTCTTAACCGAAGGTAAGAAGAGAATGGACAGAGCGGAAGAAGGTATAAAAAAGTTAAAACAACATGTAGATACACTCATAGTTATTCCAAACCAAAATCTCTTCAAAATCCTAGATAAGAAAACTCCTATAGAACAAGCATTCCTGAAGGCAGATGAAGTTTTAATGCAAGCGATACAAGGAATGTCAGACATAATAACAAAGCCAGGCTTAATAAATGTAGACTTTGCCGATGTTAGAACAGTCCTCAAGGAAGGAGGAGAAGCATTGATGGGTATAGGTGTTGATACAGACCCCAAGTCGGTCGCTCAAAAAGCCATAAACAATCCACTTGTTGACAATATTTCCTTTAGAGGTGCAAAAGCAGTTCTAGTCAACATAACAGGCGGACGCAAATTATCACTTGACGATATAAACACAATAATGGAAACGATAAACGAGACGGCAGACAAAGAAGCAAACATAATAATGGGAGCATGTCCTGATGAGGCAATGGGTGATAACATAAGAGTCGTAGTCATAGCAACTGGGTTCCCATCACAATCAGAAACTGTATTCCAACAACAGCAACAATCTAGTATTGAAAAAGATACAAACGTAGGACTTAACCAAGGTGAAGTAAAAGTAGTCCCTGGTATAGGAAAGATAATATCAAGACAGGACTTCTTATCCAAGAGAAGAACAATAAGATCACTTGAAGACAGTGATAAAGATGTTCTTGACCTCTCTACTCCTGCTATCCTCAGAAAGAATAGATTTGCTTCTCTATCTTCAATTGAAGATTACGATGAAGGAATAAGTAGAAAATTCTAA